Proteins encoded by one window of Bacteroidota bacterium:
- a CDS encoding PDDEXK nuclease domain-containing protein, giving the protein MIDFYWWVGNEISEKQKNSSWGDKVIDKLAKDLRKSFPDMTGLSKTNLKYCKRFFSFYSENAISQQLVDLLKNKTISIGQQPVDQLEKVASHEKDINNTLIIKQLALQIPWSHNINIFTKSKNIEEAVFYITQTIENHWGRETLAFQIKSELYKRQGKAITNFTNTLAISQSDLAKQTIKDPYVFDFMTMTEPFVEKDIEDKLVNNVTKFLLELGKGFAFMGHQYHLVIANNDYYIDLLFYHTKLKCYVVIELKNTKFIPEYAGKMNFYLSAVDKLVKDETDNPTIGIILCRDKNNIEAEFALNNINSPMGISEMQFTEVLPEELISSLPTIEELEKELK; this is encoded by the coding sequence ATTATTGATTTTTACTGGTGGGTAGGAAACGAAATTTCAGAGAAACAAAAAAACAGTAGTTGGGGAGATAAAGTGATAGATAAACTTGCTAAAGATTTGCGAAAAAGCTTTCCAGACATGACTGGTTTGTCTAAAACCAATTTAAAGTATTGTAAAAGATTTTTTTCTTTTTATTCTGAAAATGCAATTAGTCAACAACTTGTTGACCTTTTGAAAAATAAAACAATATCAATTGGTCAACAGCCTGTTGACCAATTAGAAAAAGTAGCATCCCATGAAAAAGATATTAATAATACCTTAATAATAAAGCAATTAGCCTTGCAAATACCTTGGAGTCACAATATTAATATCTTTACTAAATCTAAAAATATTGAAGAAGCTGTATTCTATATTACCCAAACAATAGAAAACCATTGGGGAAGAGAAACCTTGGCTTTTCAGATAAAATCAGAGCTTTATAAAAGACAGGGGAAAGCCATCACTAATTTTACAAATACTTTAGCTATTTCTCAGTCTGATTTGGCAAAGCAAACCATTAAAGACCCCTATGTTTTTGATTTTATGACAATGACCGAACCATTTGTAGAAAAAGATATAGAAGATAAATTAGTTAATAATGTTACTAAATTTTTATTAGAATTGGGTAAAGGCTTTGCTTTTATGGGGCATCAATATCATTTAGTAATTGCAAATAATGATTATTATATCGACCTACTATTCTATCATACCAAACTAAAATGCTATGTCGTAATTGAGCTAAAGAATACGAAGTTTATTCCAGAGTATGCTGGTAAAATGAATTTCTATTTATCGGCAGTAGATAAATTAGTGAAAGATGAAACAGATAATCCAACAATTGGAATAATATTATGTAGAGATAAAAACAATATAGAAGCCGAATTTGCATTGAATAATATTAATTCTCCCATGGGGATTAGTGAAATGCAGTTCACAGAAGTATTACCCGAAGAATTAATATCGAGCTTACCAACTATTGAAG